TTCGTCTTCCCGCCCGATCAGCGCCCGCCGGCCTCCACTCAGGCCGTCTCCCTCCCGGTCATCGACCTCTCTCGCGGCCGCGACGAGGTCCGCCGCGCCGTCCTCGACGCCGGCAAGGAGCTCGGGTTCTTCCAGGTCAGTGCGAAATCACAGCCCCCTTTTAGTTAGATACTTCATCTCTCGATGTTTCGTTGTCAAAGCACCGGACCGGCTGACCGCCGCGCGGTGATGTGTGCAGGTGGTCAACCACGGCGTCTCTGCGGAGGCGATACGGGACATGGAGGCGGCGTGCGAGGAGTTCTTCCGGCTCCCAGCGGAGGATAAGGTGGCCTTCTACTCGGAGGACACGGACAAGCCCAACCGTCTCTTCTCCAGCACCACCTACGAGCTCGGTGGCGAGAAGTACTGGCGGGACTGCCTCCGCCTCGCTTGCGGCTCGCCCGTCGGCGACACCAAGAACAACTGGCCCGACAAGCCGCAAAAGCTCCGGTAAATTCATGATGCCAACTCAATCATATCATATGATACCcgattatttattttatttttttcgaaaaggggatcccggcctctgcatcagcatgatgcatacggccatcttattaacaatAAATCATCCACAAGGTCTCGAAATCTCAAAAGTAGTAAAATAAAATGAAGAAGAAAGGCTCACACAGAGCGCAAAGGCTAGATACACAAGCTAGCCAAATAAAGGATAAACCACAACCGGTTGGCTCAAAAATAGACAGGTAAACTAATTgcttatcctattacatgaccgtcatccaaaccggctgaagatatcccgagctaccgttTCCCATCGGATAGCACCcgattatttatttaattttttctttttgatttgaCTAATTTTGGTGTTGAATCTCGAGTGCGCTGCAGCGAGGTGGTTGAGAAGTTCGTGGAGCCGACGAGGGCCGTGGGGATGGAGCTGCTGCGGCTGCTGTGCGAGGGCATGGGGCTCCGGCCGGACTACTTCGAAGGGGACCTCACCGGCGGCGACGTGATCATCAACGTCAACCACTACCCGCCGTGCCCTGCGCCGGGCCTGACGCTGGGCCTGCCGCCCCACTGCGACCGGAACCTCATCACTCTCCTGCTCCAGAGCACCGTCCCGGGCCTCCAGGTCTCCTACAAGGGCGACTGGATCAACGTCGAGTCCGTGCCCAACGCCTTCGTCGTCAACTTCGGCCACCTGCTCGAGGCATCCATCC
The sequence above is drawn from the Triticum aestivum cultivar Chinese Spring chromosome 7A, IWGSC CS RefSeq v2.1, whole genome shotgun sequence genome and encodes:
- the LOC123151949 gene encoding 2'-deoxymugineic-acid 2'-dioxygenase; amino-acid sequence: MANLLSSVPTHATLPDCFVFPPDQRPPASTQAVSLPVIDLSRGRDEVRRAVLDAGKELGFFQVVNHGVSAEAIRDMEAACEEFFRLPAEDKVAFYSEDTDKPNRLFSSTTYELGGEKYWRDCLRLACGSPVGDTKNNWPDKPQKLREVVEKFVEPTRAVGMELLRLLCEGMGLRPDYFEGDLTGGDVIINVNHYPPCPAPGLTLGLPPHCDRNLITLLLQSTVPGLQVSYKGDWINVESVPNAFVVNFGHLLEIATNGVLKSIEHRAMTNGALARTSVATFLMPAADIPIGPAEELVGEGNPPRYRTVTFDEFMRVYKTVGARRESVEKAFKL